Genomic DNA from Paenibacillus donghaensis:
TTTTCTCTTAAATCCTCCCGATATAGCATTCCTTCGGAACCGCCTCCCGGTTTACCAAGTTGAGGGATACCATAGATCTTTCCGTCAATTTTCATTTGATCCAATTTACCATCATAGTGCTTAACCAGTTCGGGCACTTGATCCATCATCGGCGTAAGATCTACGAATGCATTCTTAGAAGCAAAATTGGCGAAGTCCGACCACGCACCGCCAACATATATATCATACTCTTTCGCAGCTATGGCCCGGCTGATCTGATTCTTCTCATCGCCCCAAGGTACATAATCAAATCGGACCTTAATCCCCAAATCCTTTACCGTCAACTCATCGAGCTCTTTATAGAAGTTATCCAAGCCGCTCTTGGGCTCATTCCCCATAGTAATCGCTTTCAATACTGGAGCATCTGCAACACTCTCTGTTCCCGCGGTATTCCCCCCGGGAGATGGACTTGCATTTGTACTAGCATTTCCATTACCATTGTTCGAACATGCAGCAGTTGTAACCAGCATTGCTGTCAACGCCGTTATGGCTACCATTCTTCCCGATTTCTGTACTTTCAAAATTGATCCCCTCCAAAATTGATTTATATGTTAATCATAGGAAGCTTGAATATCTTCAAGCCCCTATGTTTGAACATCCTAACCTTTCACGCTACCCACAACAAGACCACTTACGAAGTACCGCTGGGCAAACGGGTAGAATAACAATACAGGACCCGTAACTAGCAATGCGGTAGCCAATTTCATGGTCTCACTTGGCATTTGCTGAACCATAACAATCTGTGAATCCCTTACAGCATCAGAAACTCTGGCGAGCATCCGGTATAGCAAGTACTGCAGGCCCCATTTGTCCTTATCTGTTATCAGGTAGAGACTATAGTTGAACCAGTTATTCCAATAAGCCAGTGCGGTGAAAAGACCTATCGTTGCTATAGCCGGCTTGGTCAACGGCAGTGTAATCTGCCAATAAATCCGAAAGTCTCCAGCCCCATCTATCCGCGAAGATTCCATAAGTGCTTCTGGTATACCTTTAATAAAATTTCTAAAGAGAAAAACATTAAACGGAGATAGAAGACCCGGAAGAATAATAGCCCATAAGGAATGGTTTAAGTTAAGGACATTGGCCACTACCATATAGGTAGGTATCATGCCCCCAGAGAACAATGTTGTGAAATAAACAAAAAATGCAACCTTGTTCCGGTGTTTGAAATCTGGTCGGGAAAGCACATATCCACTCATGGATGTAATCAACAAGCCAAGAACTGTTCCTACAGCAGTGACATACATAGTAACCAGATAGGCTCTGCCAATGGTACTGCCCAAAGAGTTAAACACCACTCTGTAAGCCTCAAAAGTAAAGCCCTGCGGTAGAAGTGAATAGCCGTTGCGGACAACTTCCGATTCACTGCTCAGAGAGCCGGATAGCATAAAGATAAAGGGTATTACACAGATCAAGGCCGCGAGTGATAAGATAATAATTGAGAAGAAATCAAAAACCCGCACTCCCATATCTCTTTTAATTTTAGTCTTGGGACGACTATGCGTCATTGAACTCACAGTTTCATTCTCCTTTCTTAAAACAACGAATTTTCATTGTCAAACTTACGGATAACAGCATTCACGGTCAGTACCAATGCTAATCCAAACAAAGATTGATATAGACCTGCTGCAGTACCAAGATTAATACTGAAATTCACAGTCAGAGCACGATAGACATAGGTATCAATGATGTCTGTTGTTGTAAGCAGCAAGCCATTGTTTCCGATTATGTTCCAGAATAAATCGAATTGACCGCGCAAAATACCGCCAATGGAGAACAAGAGAAGAACAATAATTGTTGGCTTCAGGAGTGGTATTGTAATATGACGGATGCGCTGTAATTTTGAAGCCCCGTCAACGTAAGCGGCTTCATAGATGCTCTCGTCAATCCCCATAATCGAAGCTAAATAGATTACCGTGCCGTAACCGAGACCTTTCCATATCTCAATAACTACAATAATAATGGGCCATACCCATGTCGTTCGATAGAAGTCAAATTTTTCGAAACCTAAAGAAGTAAAGATGTTATTGAATACCCCATAATTATAATTGAACAAATTGTACACAATGGAACCAATGATGACCATAGATACAAAATAAGGCATGAACATGAGAGTTTGACTAACTCTGACGAACTTTTTCATTGCAACTTCTTTCAACAACACAGCCATGGTGATTTGGCAAAGGTTGCTTAAGACGATAAATGCTACATTGTACAAAATCGTATTTCGGGTAAGCTTCCATATGATAGAATCCATTCCACCATGGAACAGAAACTCAAAGTTTTTGAGACCGACAAATGGACTTAGCAGTCCCTTGCTAAAATCGTAATCTGTAAAGGCATTATACAATCCTGCCAAAGGTAAATAGCTGAACAGAACAAAATAGATAATCATCGGAATAATCATAAAGTAATAAACTTTATGTGCTCGGAAATCCGTAAATGGCGCCCCTCTTTTTTTAAGCGCTTTCTTCTTTAGCGTATCCGGCATAGGTGTGGACACTTGATTCAATGCAATCACTTCTCCCTTCAAAGTTATTGTAATCCTAGTCGGGAAAATGGAATATTGTAATATATGAGGATTCCTTATACTATTTCTTTAAAAATTTTTAGTTCCACTTCATAAGAAAAAGGTGCCTTTCGGCACCTCAGTTGTCTATATTTGGGGTTAAGACTCATATATAGCAGGCACATTAATTACGATACAACTTCCATGATCTTTTTCGCTAATGATCTGCACAGGATTTAGGGATTCATTGAAGAACAGCATCAACCTATTTTCAATATTTTTAAGACCATAGCCGCTTCCGTTATATTTCGCGTGCTTTTCTGATTTTTCTGTAAACCCTACTCCATCGTCCTCAATCCAAATTAGCAAGCGGTTTTCACAAAGCGCAGTTTTGATTCGAATAACACCTTCTGCAATCGCTTTCTCATTAATTCCATGCATAATTGAATTTTCAACAAGTGGCTGTAGTGTTATCTTAGGAAGGATACACCCGCCGGTATCTGCACCGAGATCGATTTCAAGCTGGATTCGATCTTTGTAGCGGTATTTCTGCAACTCCATATATATTTTGCATATTTGAACTTCACTTTCCAAAGTAACCGCATCCCCACCTTTGTTGAGGACAAGCTTGTAATAATTCGACAGAGCGTAAATGATTTCCTGAACCTTATGCCCCTCTTGCTTATGAGCCAACCAACTCATAGTATCCAAAGTATTATATAGAAAATGTGGATTAATCTGA
This window encodes:
- a CDS encoding ABC transporter permease, which gives rise to MKGEVIALNQVSTPMPDTLKKKALKKRGAPFTDFRAHKVYYFMIIPMIIYFVLFSYLPLAGLYNAFTDYDFSKGLLSPFVGLKNFEFLFHGGMDSIIWKLTRNTILYNVAFIVLSNLCQITMAVLLKEVAMKKFVRVSQTLMFMPYFVSMVIIGSIVYNLFNYNYGVFNNIFTSLGFEKFDFYRTTWVWPIIIVVIEIWKGLGYGTVIYLASIMGIDESIYEAAYVDGASKLQRIRHITIPLLKPTIIVLLLFSIGGILRGQFDLFWNIIGNNGLLLTTTDIIDTYVYRALTVNFSINLGTAAGLYQSLFGLALVLTVNAVIRKFDNENSLF
- a CDS encoding carbohydrate ABC transporter permease — its product is MTHSRPKTKIKRDMGVRVFDFFSIIILSLAALICVIPFIFMLSGSLSSESEVVRNGYSLLPQGFTFEAYRVVFNSLGSTIGRAYLVTMYVTAVGTVLGLLITSMSGYVLSRPDFKHRNKVAFFVYFTTLFSGGMIPTYMVVANVLNLNHSLWAIILPGLLSPFNVFLFRNFIKGIPEALMESSRIDGAGDFRIYWQITLPLTKPAIATIGLFTALAYWNNWFNYSLYLITDKDKWGLQYLLYRMLARVSDAVRDSQIVMVQQMPSETMKLATALLVTGPVLLFYPFAQRYFVSGLVVGSVKG